One stretch of Arachis hypogaea cultivar Tifrunner chromosome 20, arahy.Tifrunner.gnm2.J5K5, whole genome shotgun sequence DNA includes these proteins:
- the LOC112783429 gene encoding uncharacterized protein yields the protein MASSVIRFFKIVLRHSLEDGKLMIPITFSMKYGRGVPNPVYLKLPDGTAWKMDWSESDGAIQFENGWKEFASYYSLDHGHLLWFEYNQTSNIEVHIFDKTCLEIDYPSVDHISDDDSIEILNELPPRGWPRKTKKAARKTPSPSTSKMFTSSANTKVVKCCPERNYPSKDHIGDDNMVKVENEPPRRGRGRPRKTEKAAANTASPSTSKMFTSSAKTRAVKRCPETDYPSRRGRGRPRKTEKAAPKTPSACTSKMFTSSAKTRCPEIDYPSKDHIDDANMVKVENELPRRGRGRPRKKLKAAVEVSSPSTSNTLRSSVKTGDVEKGPDKQNWMQCCKIEEASQSEETGLKMPTI from the exons ATGGCTTCCTCTGTGATCCGTTTCTTCAAAATTGTTCTCAGACATAGCCTTGAAGATGGAAAGCTT ATGATACCAATAACGTTCAGTATGAAATATGGTCGCGGTGTTCCAAATCCAGTGTATCTGAAGCTTCCAGATGGCACTGCATGGAAGATGGATTGGTCTGAGTCTGATGGTGCGATTCAATTTGAAAATGGTTGGAAAGAATTTGCTTCATATTACTCTTTGGATCATGGCCATTTGCTGTGGTTTGAGTACAATCAAACTTCTAACATTGAAGTACACATTTTTGACAAGACTTGCCTTGAAATAGACTATCCTTCCGTGGATCACATCAGCGATGATGATTCGATTGAGATCTTGAATGAACTGCCGCCACGAGGCTGGCCGAGGAAAACAAAGAAAGCAGCACGAAAGACACCATCTCCTTCCACAAGTAAAATGTTCACAAGTTCTGCCAACACTAAAGTAGTGAAATGCTGCCCTGAAAGAAACTATCCTTCCAAGGACCACATTGGTGATGACAACATGGTTAAGGTTGAGAATGAACCGCCGCGAAGAGGCCGAGGCCGGCCGAGGAAAACAGAGAAAGCAGCAGCAAACACAGCATCTCCTTCTACAAGCAAAATGTTCACAAGTTCTGCCAAGACTAGAGCAGTGAAACGGTGCCCTGAAACAGACTATCCTTCAAGAAGAGGCCGAGGCCGACcgagaaaaacagagaaagctgCACCAAAGACACCATCTGCTTGTACAAGTAAAATGTTCACAAGTTCTGCCAAAACTAGGTGCCCTGAAATAGACTATCCTTCCAAGGACCACATTGATGATGCCAACATGGTTAAGGTTGAGAATGAACTGCCACGAAGAGGCCGAGGCCGGCCgaggaaaaaattgaaagcagCAGTAGAAGTATCATCTCCTTCTACAAGTAATACATTGCGGAGTTCTGTCAAAACTGGAGATGTAGAGAAGGGCCCTGATAAACAAAACTGGATGCAGTGTTGCAAAATTGAAGAAGCTAGTCAATCTGAAGAGACAGGTCTTAAGATGCCAACAATTTAA
- the LOC112783426 gene encoding B3 domain-containing transcription factor VRN1: MASSSRQQNKHSPSTSTETSFFKIILRKALQDGNFKLTKKFTRQYGSVLSNPLYLKPPDGTEWKVYWTNHDGVILFKKGWKEFVAYYSLDHGHLLYFEYNIGTSHIEVRIHDMSCHQIEYPANDHIKEQLPRRDQQPVKRPKESKTRDVDSSPNTQNMRLNEEQQKKRLNEPLPGGVRGQPEKKMRALVSSASKSRQLENDTQIRDGERSLSSHGIKSKEKNHEVPVSVNQDSNGKRNRRRKDSESSVRLCPARPESLKEAKKFKREKPSFIIKITQRSQTRAPCYFSTKFFRKYFENNPQNANIRFGKKLFPVKLIYRPSSCVAFISAGWNLFARASKLQAGDVCLFKLINRKDPVFDVHICRRQRRESLSKPVTRVIQLPKEAKELNSQNPSFMVKIKDSDPRRSRPNLSAIFYRKYFKKNQQDVKLQFEKELWPATIIYNPSSKNSFISAGWSSFARASKLEAGDVCVFELINKKDLFDVHICRAQC; encoded by the exons ATGGCTTCCTCTAGCCGTCAACAAAACAAGCattctccttctacttctactgAGACCAGTTTCTTTAAGATTATTCTCAGAAAAGCTCTTCAAGATGGAAACTTT AAGTTGACAAAAAAGTTCACTAGACAATATGGTTCTGTCTTATCAAACCCATTGTATCTTAAGCCTCCAGATGGTACTGAATGGAAAGTCTATTGGACTAATCATGATGgtgtaattttgtttaaaaagggttggaaagAGTTTGTTGCATATTACTCTCTTGATCATGGCCATTTATTATACTTTGAGTATAATATTGGAACTTCTCACATTGAAGTACGCATACATGACATGAGTTGCCACCAAATAGAGTATCCTGCCAATGATCATATCAAAGAGCAGTTGCCACGCAGGGACCAGCAGCCGGTGAAAAGGCCAAAAGAATCAAAAACTAGAGATGTGGATAGCAGTCCCAACACCCAAAACATGAGACTTAATGAGGAACAGCAGAAGAAAAGATTGAATGAACCACTGCCAGGAGGAGTCCGGGGCCAACCGGAGAAAAAAATGAGAGCACTAGTGTCTTCTGCTTCTAAAAGTAGACAGTTGGAAAATGACACACAAATTAGGGATGGTGAAAGAAGCCTCAGTTCACACGGTATTAAATCCAAAGAGAAAAACCATGAGGTGCCAGTGTCTGTCAATCAAGATTCTAATG GcaaaaggaatagaagaagaaaagattctGAATCTTCTGTTAGGCTCTGTCCTGCAAGACCTGAATCTCTGAAAGAAGCTAAGAAGTTTAAGCGGGAAAAGCCCTCTTTCATCATCAAGATAACGCAACGGTCTCAAACGAGAGCACCATGT TACTTTTCAACTAAATTCTTCAGAAAGTATTTTGAAAATAATCCACAAAATGCAAATATAAGGTTTGGAAAGAAGTTGTTCCCTGTTAAGTTGATCTATAGGCCATCATCATGTGTTGCCTTTATCTCTGCTGGTTGGAACCTTTTTGCTCGAGCTAGTAAATTACAAGCCGGAGATGTTTGTTTGTTTAAGCTCATCAATAGAAAGGATCCGGTGTTTGATGTTCACATTTGTCGTCGACAACGCCGCG AATCACTTTCCAAACCAGTGACTCGTGTGATTCAGCTCCCGAAAGAAGCTAAGGAGCTCAACTCACAAAATCCCTCTTTCATGGTCAAGATAAAAGACAGTGATCCAAGGAGATCAAGGCCT aacttatcagctaTCTTTTACAGAAAGTATTTTAAAAAGAATCAACAGGATGTAAAATTACAGTTCGAAAAGGAGTTGTGGCCTGCTACGATTATCTACAATCCGTCATCGAAAAACAGCTTTATTTCGGCTGGTTGGAGCTCTTTTGCCAGAGCAAGTAAATTAGAAGCTGGAGATGTTTGTGTTTTTGAGCTCATCAATAAAAAAGATCTGTTTGATGTTCATATCTGTAGAGCCCAGTGCTAG
- the LOC112783537 gene encoding uncharacterized protein isoform X1 has product MGIGYQNVAACAVLVLVMVMAEIAGICANSSTLLHSPCLERERQALVKFKASLTDPFNMLSSWHGDDCCRWKGIGCDNVTGHVVMLDLTTPYDQYLEGGNVNSSLLALEYLTHLDLTGIYFYPSPIPMFIGSMQRLRYLSISGAGFGGRIPSNLGNLTNLHFLDLSDNEFSRDSNINWISQLPLLEHLNMMGSFIYNEFQVNINLTISAPKLHFLSLAYNRLSVSNLDALQNMTSLVHLDLGWNNLTSVSSWFGNFKKLEYLDLSGCGLHGPIPNAFQNATSIEFLDLSKNSFDSLPSWFHKFEKLKHLFLSSNNFQGTIPVALQNITSIEFLELSRNSFTSVPSWFIELKKLVNLNLSINKLTSMECSISSILKNMCHLKTLNIGGNKLRKEFIGNSDLSTCIRHDLENLDLSENEFNDHLPSWLGQLENLGNLDLQDNFFYGPIPSSFGKLLKLKILYLSNNKLEGELPDFMGQLVNLQVVDLSNNSFNGTITQNLEQLVNLQYFDVSNNYLTGSIPSSLGQLINLTSLDLSNNYLKGIIPTSLNQLVNLSWLDLSRNKLDGRICIDFQKLVNLFNLDLSSNNLYGTITVEESHPFIISKMSYLNLSYNQISGSLPEHIGHIMPNLWSLILGNNLINGSIPKSLCQVDHLRILDLSKNRLSGKIPNCWKDNKLWEEINLSSNKLSGAVPSSFGNLSSLFWLHLNNNSLHGEFLASMRNLSQLLIMDLGENQLSGTIPSWSANTFSSLQILRLRQNRLSGSIPLQICELSSIKILDLSRNNLNGPIPWCIGNLRGMNLEAPALSPPSLVAESPIAEGWKTEDVIEVMKGREFHYTKILILVVMMDLSENNLVGSIPKGITLLNGLHSLNLSNNHLIGKIPNMIGNMRSLESFDVSSNQLSGTIPSSMSALTLLSHLNLSHNDFSGPIPTDNQFSTYDSSSYAGNPYLCGSPLPNKCGYLPEDHGSSEFEDEDSNLDKLEKWLFYFVIAIGFATGFWGVIGTLWFKKTWRHVYFRWVEDLADTIYVTTAIRMAKLKKWMMMRSRVVV; this is encoded by the exons ATGGGAATTGGATATCAAAATGTTGCTGCATGCGCAGTATTGGTACTTGTGATGGTGATGGCTGAAATTGCAGGCATTTGTGCAAATTCAAGTACTCTCCTCCACTCTCCGTGTCTTGAAAGAGAGAGGCAAGCTCTTGTGAAGTTCAAAGCATCCCTGACTGATCCATTTAACATGCTTTCCTCATGGCATGGTGATGACTGCTGCCGATGGAAAGGGATCGGTTGTGATAATGTTACTGGTCATGTTGTCATGCTTGATCTCACCACTCCTTACGATCAATATTTAGAAGGTGGGAATGTTAATTCATCGCTGCTGGCACTGGAATACTTGACTCATTTGGACTTGACTGGAATTTATTTCTATCCGAGTCCCATACCCATGTTCATTGGTTCTATGCAACGCCTCAGGTATTTGTCCATCTCTGGAGCTGGTTTTGGCGGGAGAATACCCAGCAATCTTGGAAATCTCACCAACCTCCACTTTCTTGATCTGAGTGACAATGAATTTTCACGAGACAGTAACATCAATTGGATTTCTCAACTGCCATTGCTGGAGCACCTCAACATGATGGGCTCTTTTATTTACAATGAGTTTCAG GTTAATATTAATCTCACCATCAGTGCTCCTAAACTTCACTTCCTAAGTCTTGCCTACAATAGACTTAGTGTGTCTAATTTGGATGCTTTACAAAACATGACATCTCTTGTGCATCTTGATCTTGGTTGGAACAATCTTACTTCAGTTTCATCTTGGTTTGGCAACTTTAAGAAACTTGAGTATCTTGATCTTTCAGGGTGTGGGCTTCATGGCCCAATTCCAAATGCTTTCCAAAATGCAACTTCCATTGAATTTTTGGATCTTTCTAAGAACAGTTTTGACTCTCTTCCATCCTGGTTTCACAAGTTTGAGAAACTCAAGCATCTTTTTCTTTCATCTAATAACTTCCAAGGTACAATTCCCgttgctttacaaaatataactAGCATTGAGTTCCTTGAGCTTTCTCGTAATTCTTTTACTTCAGTTCCATCTTGGTTTATTGAGTTAAAGAAACTTGTCAACCTCAATCTTTCAATTAATAAATTAACATCTATGGAATGTTCCATTTCatccattttgaaaaatatgtgtcACCTGAAAACATTAAATATAGGAGGAAACAAACTCCGAAAAGAATTCATTGGAAACAGTGATTTGTCTACCTGCATTAGACATGATTTGGAGAATCTTGACTTGAGTGAAAATGAATTTAATGATCATTTACCATCTTGGTTAGGACAACTTGAAAATCTAGGCAATCTTGATCTCCAAGATAATTTTTTCTATGGTCCCATTCCCTCTTCTTTTGGAAAATTactgaaattgaaaattttatatctaTCCAACAACAAGTTAGAAGGGGAGCTTCCTGATTTCATGGGACAGCTTGTAAATTTACAGGTAGTCGATCTTTCAAATAATTCATTTAATGGAACCATTACTCAAAATCTTGAGCAACTTGTAAATTTACAATATTTTGATGTCTCCAATAATTATCTAACGGGATCCATTCCTTCGAGTCTTGGTCAACTTATAAATCTAACCTCTCTTGATTtgtcaaataattatttaaaaggaATCATACCTACAAGTCTTAACcaacttgtaaatcttagttGGCTTGATCTTTCAAGGAATAAACTAGATGGGAGAATAtgtattgattttcaaaaacttgtGAATCTATTCAACCTGGATCTGTCTTCAAACAATTTGTATGGAACCATCACAGTGGAAGAAAGTCATCCTTTTATTATCTCAAAAATGTCGTATTTGAATCTCTCATATAATCAAATCAGCGGCTCACTTCCTGAACATATTGGTCATATAATGCCCAATTTGTGGTCCTTGATTCTTGGAAATAACCTCATAAATGGTTCAATTCCAAAATCACTGTGCCAAGTTGATCATTTGAGAATCCTTGATCTTTCAAAGAACAGACTATCTGGTAAAATCCCCAATTGTTGGAAAGATAACAAATTATGGGAAGAAATAAATTTGTCATCCAACAAACTCTCAGGGGCTGTTCCAAGCTCATTTGGGAATCTTTCCTCTCTCTTTTGGTTGCATTTGAACAATAACAGCCTTCATGGAGAGTTTCTAGCATCTATGAGAAATTTGTCACAGTTGTTGATTATGGATCTCGGAGAGAATCAACTTTCTGGCACCATCCCATCATGGAGTGCTAACACATTTTCTTCGCTACAAATTCTAAGATTGCGGCAAAACAGGTTAAGTGGTAGCATTCCTTTGCAGATATGTGAACTATCATCCATTAAAATCTTGGACCTTTCTCGCAACAATTTAAATGGTCCAATACCTTGGTGCATAGGCAATCTTCGAGGAATGAATCTTGAGGCTCCTGCTTTGTCTCCTCCTTCGCTTGTTGCTGAGAGTCCAATAGCAGAAGGTTGGAAAACTGAGGATGTCATAGAAGTCATGAAAGGAAGAGAATTTCACTATACAAAAATCTTGATACTTGTAGTCATGATGGACTTGTCCGAGAATAATTTGGTTGGCTCAATTCCAAAAGGAATAACATTGCTTAATGGATTGCATAGCTTGAATCTATCAAACAATCATTTGATCGGAAAGATCCCTAACATGATAGGGAATATGAGATCACTTGAATCCTTTGATGTTTCAAGTAACCAACTCTCAGGCACAATTCCAAGCAGCATGTCAGCTTTAACATTACTAAGTCATTTAAACTTGTCACACAACGACTTCTCTGGCCCAATTCCTACAGATAACCAGTTTTCAACTTATGATTCATCGAGTTATGCTGGCAACCCATATCTTTGTGGATCTCCTCTACCCAACAAATGTGGTTATTTACCTGAAGATCATGGGAGCAGCGAATTTGAAGATGAAGACAGCAACTTAGATAAGTTGGAAAAGTGGTTGTTCTACTTTGTGATTGCAATTGGCTTTGCAACTGGGTTTTGGGGAGTTATTGGGACTTTGTGGTTCAAGAAAACTTGGAGGCATGTTTACTTCAGATGGGTGGAAGATTTAGCCGACACGATCTATGTCACAACTGCAATAAGAATGGCAAAATTGAAGAAGTGGATGATGATGAGAAGCCGTGTTGTTGTTTGA
- the LOC112783537 gene encoding uncharacterized protein isoform X3: MMGSFIYNEFQVNINLTISAPKLHFLSLAYNRLSVSNLDALQNMTSLVHLDLGWNNLTSVSSWFGNFKKLEYLDLSGCGLHGPIPNAFQNATSIEFLDLSKNSFDSLPSWFHKFEKLKHLFLSSNNFQGTIPVALQNITSIEFLELSRNSFTSVPSWFIELKKLVNLNLSINKLTSMECSISSILKNMCHLKTLNIGGNKLRKEFIGNSDLSTCIRHDLENLDLSENEFNDHLPSWLGQLENLGNLDLQDNFFYGPIPSSFGKLLKLKILYLSNNKLEGELPDFMGQLVNLQVVDLSNNSFNGTITQNLEQLVNLQYFDVSNNYLTGSIPSSLGQLINLTSLDLSNNYLKGIIPTSLNQLVNLSWLDLSRNKLDGRICIDFQKLVNLFNLDLSSNNLYGTITVEESHPFIISKMSYLNLSYNQISGSLPEHIGHIMPNLWSLILGNNLINGSIPKSLCQVDHLRILDLSKNRLSGKIPNCWKDNKLWEEINLSSNKLSGAVPSSFGNLSSLFWLHLNNNSLHGEFLASMRNLSQLLIMDLGENQLSGTIPSWSANTFSSLQILRLRQNRLSGSIPLQICELSSIKILDLSRNNLNGPIPWCIGNLRGMNLEAPALSPPSLVAESPIAEGWKTEDVIEVMKGREFHYTKILILVVMMDLSENNLVGSIPKGITLLNGLHSLNLSNNHLIGKIPNMIGNMRSLESFDVSSNQLSGTIPSSMSALTLLSHLNLSHNDFSGPIPTDNQFSTYDSSSYAGNPYLCGSPLPNKCGYLPEDHGSSEFEDEDSNLDKLEKWLFYFVIAIGFATGFWGVIGTLWFKKTWRHVYFRWVEDLADTIYVTTAIRMAKLKKWMMMRSRVVV, from the exons ATGATGGGCTCTTTTATTTACAATGAGTTTCAG GTTAATATTAATCTCACCATCAGTGCTCCTAAACTTCACTTCCTAAGTCTTGCCTACAATAGACTTAGTGTGTCTAATTTGGATGCTTTACAAAACATGACATCTCTTGTGCATCTTGATCTTGGTTGGAACAATCTTACTTCAGTTTCATCTTGGTTTGGCAACTTTAAGAAACTTGAGTATCTTGATCTTTCAGGGTGTGGGCTTCATGGCCCAATTCCAAATGCTTTCCAAAATGCAACTTCCATTGAATTTTTGGATCTTTCTAAGAACAGTTTTGACTCTCTTCCATCCTGGTTTCACAAGTTTGAGAAACTCAAGCATCTTTTTCTTTCATCTAATAACTTCCAAGGTACAATTCCCgttgctttacaaaatataactAGCATTGAGTTCCTTGAGCTTTCTCGTAATTCTTTTACTTCAGTTCCATCTTGGTTTATTGAGTTAAAGAAACTTGTCAACCTCAATCTTTCAATTAATAAATTAACATCTATGGAATGTTCCATTTCatccattttgaaaaatatgtgtcACCTGAAAACATTAAATATAGGAGGAAACAAACTCCGAAAAGAATTCATTGGAAACAGTGATTTGTCTACCTGCATTAGACATGATTTGGAGAATCTTGACTTGAGTGAAAATGAATTTAATGATCATTTACCATCTTGGTTAGGACAACTTGAAAATCTAGGCAATCTTGATCTCCAAGATAATTTTTTCTATGGTCCCATTCCCTCTTCTTTTGGAAAATTactgaaattgaaaattttatatctaTCCAACAACAAGTTAGAAGGGGAGCTTCCTGATTTCATGGGACAGCTTGTAAATTTACAGGTAGTCGATCTTTCAAATAATTCATTTAATGGAACCATTACTCAAAATCTTGAGCAACTTGTAAATTTACAATATTTTGATGTCTCCAATAATTATCTAACGGGATCCATTCCTTCGAGTCTTGGTCAACTTATAAATCTAACCTCTCTTGATTtgtcaaataattatttaaaaggaATCATACCTACAAGTCTTAACcaacttgtaaatcttagttGGCTTGATCTTTCAAGGAATAAACTAGATGGGAGAATAtgtattgattttcaaaaacttgtGAATCTATTCAACCTGGATCTGTCTTCAAACAATTTGTATGGAACCATCACAGTGGAAGAAAGTCATCCTTTTATTATCTCAAAAATGTCGTATTTGAATCTCTCATATAATCAAATCAGCGGCTCACTTCCTGAACATATTGGTCATATAATGCCCAATTTGTGGTCCTTGATTCTTGGAAATAACCTCATAAATGGTTCAATTCCAAAATCACTGTGCCAAGTTGATCATTTGAGAATCCTTGATCTTTCAAAGAACAGACTATCTGGTAAAATCCCCAATTGTTGGAAAGATAACAAATTATGGGAAGAAATAAATTTGTCATCCAACAAACTCTCAGGGGCTGTTCCAAGCTCATTTGGGAATCTTTCCTCTCTCTTTTGGTTGCATTTGAACAATAACAGCCTTCATGGAGAGTTTCTAGCATCTATGAGAAATTTGTCACAGTTGTTGATTATGGATCTCGGAGAGAATCAACTTTCTGGCACCATCCCATCATGGAGTGCTAACACATTTTCTTCGCTACAAATTCTAAGATTGCGGCAAAACAGGTTAAGTGGTAGCATTCCTTTGCAGATATGTGAACTATCATCCATTAAAATCTTGGACCTTTCTCGCAACAATTTAAATGGTCCAATACCTTGGTGCATAGGCAATCTTCGAGGAATGAATCTTGAGGCTCCTGCTTTGTCTCCTCCTTCGCTTGTTGCTGAGAGTCCAATAGCAGAAGGTTGGAAAACTGAGGATGTCATAGAAGTCATGAAAGGAAGAGAATTTCACTATACAAAAATCTTGATACTTGTAGTCATGATGGACTTGTCCGAGAATAATTTGGTTGGCTCAATTCCAAAAGGAATAACATTGCTTAATGGATTGCATAGCTTGAATCTATCAAACAATCATTTGATCGGAAAGATCCCTAACATGATAGGGAATATGAGATCACTTGAATCCTTTGATGTTTCAAGTAACCAACTCTCAGGCACAATTCCAAGCAGCATGTCAGCTTTAACATTACTAAGTCATTTAAACTTGTCACACAACGACTTCTCTGGCCCAATTCCTACAGATAACCAGTTTTCAACTTATGATTCATCGAGTTATGCTGGCAACCCATATCTTTGTGGATCTCCTCTACCCAACAAATGTGGTTATTTACCTGAAGATCATGGGAGCAGCGAATTTGAAGATGAAGACAGCAACTTAGATAAGTTGGAAAAGTGGTTGTTCTACTTTGTGATTGCAATTGGCTTTGCAACTGGGTTTTGGGGAGTTATTGGGACTTTGTGGTTCAAGAAAACTTGGAGGCATGTTTACTTCAGATGGGTGGAAGATTTAGCCGACACGATCTATGTCACAACTGCAATAAGAATGGCAAAATTGAAGAAGTGGATGATGATGAGAAGCCGTGTTGTTGTTTGA